CGTCGCGTTTTACGCGGATTTCGCGACAGCTCGAGTTCCTTCAGCCATCGCGTGCTTCGCGAGCTCCGCGGGGAAGGAAAGTCGGACTGCGGTTTGGATTTCGCGGGAACCGAGCGTGCGCTTCTTGGCGCTGCGGGCAAGGGCGGCGGCCTCGGTCGCGATGCGCGAGAACATGTCCTCGACGAGGCTGTTGAGCACCTTCATGGACTTGGAGCTGAGGGTCAGCTTCGACTTGGACGCGCCCTTGAGCACCTTCGAGATGTAGGTCGAGAAGCTGCGCTTCGGCTTGCG
The nucleotide sequence above comes from Acidobacteriota bacterium. Encoded proteins:
- a CDS encoding NFYB/HAP3 family transcription factor subunit, translated to MAAGKINRKSATKAVKSTRKPKRSFSTYISKVLKGASKSKLTLSSKSMKVLNSLVEDMFSRIATEAAALARSAKKRTLGSREIQTAVRLSFPAELAKHAMAEGTRAVAKSA